A genomic segment from Aegilops tauschii subsp. strangulata cultivar AL8/78 chromosome 1, Aet v6.0, whole genome shotgun sequence encodes:
- the LOC109771554 gene encoding monothiol glutaredoxin-S9, whose amino-acid sequence MSSLAPVARHTTDASCTHHSGTHRSISVEVEMYQAIPYSAGRLPAWPRRSEPAEVVGAAGQESRRAGDGGEAVRRAVAESPVLVVGRRGCCLSHVVERLLQGLGVNPAVHEVADEAELAAAVTGDAGDEAVVALPAVFVGGRLLGGLDRLMAVHISGELVPILKDAGALWL is encoded by the coding sequence CTGCACACACCACAGCGGCACGCACCGATCGATCAGCGTCGAGGTCGAGATGTACCAGGCGATCCCGTACAGCGCCGGGCGGCTGCCGGCGTGGCCGCGGCGGTCCGAGCCTGCCGAGGTCGTCGGCGCGGCCGGTCAGGAGAGCAGGCGGGCAGGCGACGGCGGGGAGGCGGTGAGGAGGGCGGTGGCGGAGAGCCCGGTGCTGGTGGTGGGGAGGCGCGGGTGCTGCCTCAGCCACGTGGTGGAGCGGCTGCTGCAGGGGCTCGGGGTGAACCCCGCCGTGCACGAGGTCGCCGACGAGGCTGAGCTCGCCGCGGCGGTGACTGGagacgccggcgacgaggccgTCGTGGCGCTGCCGGCCGTTTTCGTGGGCGGGAGGCTCCTCGGCGGGCTCGACCGGCTCATGGCCGTTCACATCTCCGGCGAGCTCGTGCCCATACTCAAGGACGCTGGCGCGCTCTGGCTCTGA